CACCAATTTGCAACTACAGCTCCTGAACACAGGCAATCTCGTTCTTCATAATTCCAAAAGTGTTGTCATCTGGCAAAGCTTTAATTCACCAACAGATACTCTTCTTCCCCACCAAACACTCACCATGGTTTCAAGCCTTATCTCAAGAAGAAGCCAAGATGACTATTCCTCTGGCTACTACAAGCTCTTTTTTGACAATGATAATGTGCTCCGCCTGCTCTTTCAAAGTCCAACAATGACTAGTCTGTACTGGCCGGACCCTTGGGTTGAAGACCCCGGACAAGTTGGAAGGTCTAAGTACAATACAAGTAGACAAACACTACTAGATGACTCAGGCTATTTCTGGTCACCTGATGATTTCACATTCTTTGCAACAGATTTTGGTGCAGTAACACACAGACGATTAACGCTTGATCCTGATGGCAATCTTCGATTATACAGTTTGCAAAAGATGAATGGGAGTTGGGATTTGGTTGTCACATGGCAAGCCTTCTCTCAACCTTGCCACATTCATGGAATCTGTGGACCCAATAGTCTTTGTACTTATGATCAAGTTTCTGGCAGGAGATGCTCTTGCTTGCAAGGCTTCAAGATGAAAGATCATACTGATTGGTCTTACGGGTGTGAACCAGAATTCAGTCTCTCATGCAACCGTACAGATGAGGCAAGCTTTGTCCAATTTGAACATCTTGAATACTATGGCTCAGATCTAAACTACTATTCTAATGTTACCTTGCAGCAATGTCAAGATATATGCATGAATTGGTGTAAATGCAAAggttttcaatttaaatttagcAGCAACGGTACTGTTGGTGCATATAATTGTTACCCCAAGTTTCTGCTAATAAATGGTCACCAATCACCAAATTTTGAAGgacatttttatttaagattACCCAGAATTGGTCTTACCTATAACAAGACTCCTGGTGATGAATTGAGGTTAGAATGTTCTGACAAAAATTCCAAGCAACAAAGAATAACATACGAAAATAAGACGGTAAAGCTTTTGCTTTGGTTTGCCACTGCTGTGGGAGGTATTGTGGTGGCCTGTATTGTCCTGGTTTGGCTTTTCTTGTCAAGAAGTAGAAAAGATTCAAATTCAGCAGCACAAGGTTACCTCCTGACTAATAGAATTCAACGATTCACCTTTGATGAGCTAAGGAAGGCAACGCGAGGATTTAAAGAAGTGATTGGACAAGGAGCAGGAGGGATAGTATACAAAGGTGTACTGCTTGATCAGCGGGTTGCAGCAATCAAGCGACTCAATGAAGCCAACCAAGGAGAAGCTGAATTTCTAGCAGAAGTGAACACCATTGGGATGTTGAACCACACGTACTTAATTGAGATGTGGGGATATTTTGTAGAGGGAAATCATAAGCTTCTGGTGTATGAGTACATGGAGCATGGATCTTTATCTGAAAATCTTAGTTCTAATACACTTGATTGGAAAAAGAGGTTTGAAATTGCTGTGGGAACTGCAAAAGGCCTAGCTTATCTACATGAAGAGTGCTTGGAGTGGGTTTTGTATTGTGATGTAAAACCTCAAAACATACTTCTAGATGCTAACTATCAACTAAAGCCCTTTGATCATTTAAGCTTCTCCAAGATGAGGGGGACTAGAGGTTATATGGCTCCTGAATGGGTCTACAATCTTCCCATTGCTTCTAAAGTGAAAGTGTACAGTTATGGGATTGTGCTATTAGAAATGGTAACTGGAAAGAGCCCAAAGGGCTTGCATACCTCTGACAGTGGGGAGACAAGAGACCATAAGAGGTGGGTCACATTAGTAAGAGAAACTATTGACATTGAGAATGCTAAAATGTCATGGATTGAGGAAATTATAGATCCCATGATGGCTGGTAAATATGATAAGGCTAAGATGGAACTTCTGATCAAAGTTGCTTTGCAATGTGTGGCAGAAGAAAAGGATGATAGACCCACCATGAACCGGGTTGTAAAAATGCTTTTAAGCCATGAGGAATGATGTTGTTGGAAAGGTAATTTAAAAGATCGTATgcgttttttcttttgtgaaaaaCAAATGTTTCCGAGCCGTAATAAAGGgatttaatatttattcatcCTTCTACCTGCAAATCTTGAAAGGTTACACGATAGCCTTACACTATGGGTGAGATACATTATTAAcagcaatatttttatatttgttttgaaaTCTGTAGAAGTATACCCGGAAGTAATGCAACGTTAgatgcattaaaaaaatgtatttgtattttatatttactGCATGTTGTAAGCATTAAAAGGTTTTCTTCaaaatctaaatttaaaatataccAGAGGAGTCTATAAAATCATTTGTGATAAACAAGTTGCAATATTTGCTATTAAAAATGGTCTCGGCACAAGAGGTCAACATATTAGTCGttaatattactattatttgATAGGGAAAAATTTAAGTATAGTACCATAAATACAGTACTTTAGGTTTcttacttaaaattttgatatctaTTCAATTTAACAACCAAAGCAACGgtgttaaaactattttttttttctttttccttgtacTGCAACTACAAGAGAACCCCCGACTTCAAATCTTTCAAATGATAGGATCTATGCCTTTTGCTGAAGAATAAATAGATATCATCatcaaaagcaaacaaaaaaaaccccagcaaaaaaaaataaggaagaaaggGGGATAAAAGCAAAAAGCTTCCTTCCTAGACTCGCTCTTGATCTTTAAGTCCAACAACTCGCCTCTTATCAAAATTGTCATCTTCTCCATCACCGGACCGGTCTTCGCCACTCTCAGATCGTCCGCAGAGCTCAACCTCTTCGAGACCGTTGGCTCCACCGTGGTGACATACCTCTTCATCTCTTGCCGGACCACTGATTTTCGACTAGATATAGTGTTAGAATAGTTAAAGTTAGGGTTTCCATAGTTTCTCCAGTGATAAAAAATCTCCAGcttctttattttctcctttcttctttattcttttgctagggcttttttgtttgcttttgatGAGCATCGTGGGAAAGCTGAAAGCATAGCCTTTGATGGGCTGAGATGAGAACAATTTTATAGCTGATGGGCTGCAGTCCTTTACAAATAATCTTTGCTACACGTAAGTTCCTTGAAAGttgttttagcttttaataTAAGTGGActtctttgttttcctttttgttctcTCAAAAGGAGTACCTCCACTATCTTCATggttatttttaggcaaaaatgtaaaactgaccctctaactttcaccgtttttcatttcagtcctctaattttcagttttttcaattcagtcctctaacttttaatttttgtcaatttagggCTCCGTTACAACTCAGTTAATGGCTGCCGTTAGAACTCCTGAAACGACGccgttttgcttttttttttttttttttttgaaattaaaagaaaataagaaaactctaaaaaaaaaaaaaaaaacgtgtcccctgaaatcaaatcaaaacaaaacaaagaaggagCTTGCAGTTCCAAGAGGAAtaggaagaagaggaagaaaagggaGAAGGATTTTGTTCGATTTGTCTCTGTGTTTGTCTAAATCACcaatatgttttcatttttctgtaggtttttcttagcaaccaaacacaaagaaaGGGATAGAGAGAGGGAGCGAAACATAGAAGCCACGAACGGTGAGATTGATTTTTCTCGGTGGCCGAGCTTGAACTTCGATGATACTGCAGCTCAGTTTAGAGATCCTCTTTTCTCCTCTGGTTAAAGCCTGAACCAGTGAACTTGGTTTAGTTTGTCCATTACACACTGCAAAGCGTCAAGGCTCAAGATtctttttatccttaaaaaaaattatttataaataacttAAATAAGCTGAGAGGGGGAATCTGGTAATCAATCTGTGGAATTGTATTTGAGAGAGTAGGAATAATTAGGAattgaattgaaaaagaaaaagcaaaacgGTGTCGTTTTAGGAGTTTTAACGGCAGTCACTAATTGAGTTGTAACGGAGtcctaaattgacaaaaattaaaagttagatgactgaattgacaaaactgaaagttaaaggactgaaatgaaaaacagtgaaagttagagggtcagttttgcatttttgccttatttttattgttttatatggTTTTAGTTGCAGTGACTATTGGATTTCCCACGGTGCTTTTTGCTGTTTACTttatttggatttatttggAGCAGAAAGCATAGCTCATCTATTTATTCTACAGCGGAAGGCACAAATCTTACAATCCGAAAGATTTGAATCTGAAGCAGTGGGTTCTCTTGCAGTTGTGGtacaggaaaaagaagaaagaaggaaaaaaaaaaaaaaaagaatttttagttttaacgCTATTTGTTTGGATTGTAAAATTGGacagatgtcaaaattttaaataggtaATCTAAGGTAGtgtacctaaattttgcccCATTTGATATGGtactaaaaatataattttcattgatTACGTATCATCAAAGAAGATGGTATCTAGCACATTGACaagagaaattttaaaaagacgTTTTTGTGGGTCATGTCAAGTTATCAATGTTCTTAAGTTCACTTGTTTCGATCTGCTgtatgtaaaataataataaaattaaattaactataaaataactaaaaaaaacctttaagaataaatcataatatattataaaaagtgaaatattctttacaaaaattaaagaaaaatatgtaaatatttaatatgaaaaatatgtagtaaaatttagcATTGAAAATCTTCATACTTGAGAATTGAGATATGAGAGTGAGAACGAGAAGCACATACAAAGACAATAACATTTCAAATGTAAAGGTTTAGGTTTaaaggcttaaaaaaaaaaaaaaaaaattaatagtggGGTGGTGTACTAAACTATTAAGCTAGTGTGCGAAACAAATAAGACTTGATGAATGTGATGTTAATATAGTGAATAGTCGCTTTTGACAATTTAGTCAAATTGACTTGGTCCCTCTCGAAAATTAATCAGGTCGGTTGggttgacctttttttttacttgggctAAAAATCTTGAATTGGGTCTAGCATTTTCGTTCGAGTTTGGGTCAGGTTAACGTGTCTGAGTCTAATTTTACTAAGTCTAGGACTATTAGCCAAATACTATctactctttttct
This genomic stretch from Quercus lobata isolate SW786 chromosome 3, ValleyOak3.0 Primary Assembly, whole genome shotgun sequence harbors:
- the LOC115980309 gene encoding putative receptor protein kinase ZmPK1; the protein is MVSSLISRRSQDDYSSGYYKLFFDNDNVLRLLFQSPTMTSLYWPDPWVEDPGQVGRSKYNTSRQTLLDDSGYFWSPDDFTFFATDFGAVTHRRLTLDPDGNLRLYSLQKMNGSWDLVVTWQAFSQPCHIHGICGPNSLCTYDQVSGRRCSCLQGFKMKDHTDWSYGCEPEFSLSCNRTDEASFVQFEHLEYYGSDLNYYSNVTLQQCQDICMNWCKCKGFQFKFSSNGTVGAYNCYPKFLLINGHQSPNFEGHFYLRLPRIGLTYNKTPGDELRLECSDKNSKQQRITYENKTVKLLLWFATAVGGIVVACIVLVWLFLSRSRKDSNSAAQGYLLTNRIQRFTFDELRKATRGFKEVIGQGAGGIVYKGVLLDQRVAAIKRLNEANQGEAEFLAEVNTIGMLNHTYLIEMWGYFVEGNHKLLVYEYMEHGSLSENLSSNTLDWKKRFEIAVGTAKGLAYLHEECLEWVLYCDVKPQNILLDANYQLKPFDHLSFSKMRGTRGYMAPEWVYNLPIASKVKVYSYGIVLLEMVTGKSPKGLHTSDSGETRDHKRWVTLVRETIDIENAKMSWIEEIIDPMMAGKYDKAKMELLIKVALQCVAEEKDDRPTMNRVVKMLLSHEE